From Nocardia sp. NBC_00416:
AGGTGACTCCGATGAGGTTGCCATCGGAGTCGTTCAGCGGCCGACTCCACACATCCGATGGCCGGAACCTGACCCGCTTGCCCTCGAAAGTCGTGCCGGTCAGCGATTTCACCCGGTCGTATGCTTCACGGTCACCGTGGTAGTACGCGCGGGCTGCCTCTCTCAGTTCATCGGCGAGACCAGAGGTCATCTTTACCCGAGCCAACGCCGTGCGCTGAAACTCCAGCCGGATGAGATCGCGCGCATATCGACACGCCGGACCGATCCCGATCGTGCTGAAATCGATCATTCTGGGATCGATCATGCTGCTCCGCCCTCCTCACGCACCGGGTCGAGGACATCTCTCGCAGCACCACACAAATCTATAGCGGCTCGGCACCTATCGACGGTTTTCACAGCTGAGGAGTCGAATTCAGCCGACATCTCAGAGGTCGAACACGCCGAAGACGCGCGGATGAACGCAGAGCTTCACGAAGGAGCTGACCTATCCGCCTCGGCGGGAGAGCCCCTTCTCACCCGGGTGAGCCGACCCGACTTTCAGCGTTCACGCCCGGCCTACTGCCACCTTCGCGGGTAGGCCGCCCGGACGGGAAAGCCCGGTCGGCCTGTCCCGTCCGGCGAGCCGCACACTCAGGCGTCGATGATGAAAGCCTCGAGCTGGGTGCGGGCGATATCGTCGGCCAGCTGCTTCGGCGGGGATTTCATCAGGTATGCCGAGGCCGGGATGACCGGTCCGCCGATACCGCGGTCCTTGGCGATCTTCGCGGCGCGGACCGCGTCGATGATGATGCCGGCCGAGTTCGGCGAGTCCCACACCTCGAGCTTGTACTCCAGGTTCAGCGGCACATCACCGAAGGCACGGCCTTCGAGGCGGACATAGGCCCATTTGCGGTCGTCGAGCCAGCCCACGTGGTCGGAGGGGCCGATATGCACATCGCCGGCGCCCATTTCCTTCTTCAGGTTGCTGGTGACCGCCTGGGTCTTGGAGATCTTCTTCGACTCCAGCCGCTCACGCTCGAGCATGTTCTTGAAGTCCATATTGCCGCCGACATTCAGCTGCATGGTGCGGTCGAGCTGAACACCGCGGTCCTCGAACAGTTTCGCCATCACGCGGTGGGTGATGGTGGCACCGACCTGGCTCTTGATGTCGTCGCCGACGATCGGGACGCCCGCGGCGCGGAACTTCTCGGCCCATTCCGGATCCGAGGCGATGAACACCGGGAGCGCGTTGACGAACGCCACATCGGCGTCGATCGCGCACTGGGCGTAGAACTTGTCGGCCTCTTCGGAACCGACCGGCAGATAGGACACGAGGACGTCGGCCTCGGCATCCTTCAGCGCCTTGACGACGTCGACCGGATCGGATTCGGCCAGTTCGATGGTTTCGGCGTAGTACTTGCCGATGCCGTCGAGGGTGGGGCCGCGCTGGACGGACACGCCGAGCGGCGGTACGTCGGAGATCTTGATCGTGTTGTTCTCGCTGGCGAAGATCGCCTCGGACAGGTCGAAGCCGACCTTCTTGGCGTCCACATCGAAGGCGGCCACGAACTGCACGTCACGAACGTGGTATTCGCCGAACCGCACGTGCATCAGTCCGGGCACCGTCGTGGATTCGTCGGCATCCCGGTAGTACTGCACGCCCTGGACCAGCGAAGAGGCGCAGTTGCCCACGCCTACGATGGCGACGCGAACACTGGGGTTGTTGGTATCTCCACTACTCATGGCCGGTATTTCCCTCTTTCTGTGGTGGCGCCTTCGTCGATTGCTCCGCCGCAATCAACTCGTTGAGCCAGCGCACTTCGCGCTCGCTTGATTCGAGTCCGAGTTGATGGAGCTGGCGGGTGTAGCGATCCAGCGAGCCACTCGCTTTCTTGATCGCCTCCCGCAGCCCCTCTCGGCGCTCCTCGACCTGACGCCGCCTGCCCTCCAGGATCCGCATCCGCGCTTCCGCGGGGGTGCGGCTGAAGAAGGCGAGGTGTACGCCGAAGCCGTCATCGGTGTAGTTCTGCGGACCCGTATCGGCCAGGAGGTCTTTGAAACGCTCCCGACCCTCCGGGGTCAGCTGGTAAACCCGCCGCGCGCGGCGGGCGGTCACCAAGCCTTCGAGCCCTTCCTCCGCGATCAGCCCATCCGCACTCATACGTTTCAAGGTCGGATACAGCGATCCGTAGGAGAAAGCCCGAAACGCCCCGAGCAGACCGGTGAGCCGTTTCTTCAGCTCGTAGCCGTGCATGGGCGATTCCAGGAGCAGCCCGAGGATTGCCAGTTCGAGCAACGGGCTTCACCCCCTGACTTCCGTACAGACCTAACCGATGGATGCGACTACCCACTATATCGGACCGATATAACCACGCATAGTTCAGCGCGATGCATCACACATAGGACCAGGTGAACCCATATCTTCGTGACCGTCGTCGAGGACTGTCCTCACCCGGAGAGTCCGGCCGGTCAGGGGCGGACGACGCCACGGTCACGGTCACGATGCTCGATCTGCGGGCACGGCCCGAGCCCGGTGTAGAAGGACGCCGCGGACGGGCGCGGGGCGTGCCCATCGTCCGGCCTCGCCGCGGCCCCGGTCCTCAGTCGATCGGTCGGACGTCGAGCGGTTCCCCGTCGAAGGCCAGGTCGAACCAGCCGCGGTCGGATTTCGCCGCGTTGTCCACGAAAACCTGCACGATCGGCTCGGCGTCGGCATGCCCCGATGTCTCGTATTC
This genomic window contains:
- a CDS encoding inositol-3-phosphate synthase, translated to MSSGDTNNPSVRVAIVGVGNCASSLVQGVQYYRDADESTTVPGLMHVRFGEYHVRDVQFVAAFDVDAKKVGFDLSEAIFASENNTIKISDVPPLGVSVQRGPTLDGIGKYYAETIELAESDPVDVVKALKDAEADVLVSYLPVGSEEADKFYAQCAIDADVAFVNALPVFIASDPEWAEKFRAAGVPIVGDDIKSQVGATITHRVMAKLFEDRGVQLDRTMQLNVGGNMDFKNMLERERLESKKISKTQAVTSNLKKEMGAGDVHIGPSDHVGWLDDRKWAYVRLEGRAFGDVPLNLEYKLEVWDSPNSAGIIIDAVRAAKIAKDRGIGGPVIPASAYLMKSPPKQLADDIARTQLEAFIIDA
- a CDS encoding PadR family transcriptional regulator, with translation MLELAILGLLLESPMHGYELKKRLTGLLGAFRAFSYGSLYPTLKRMSADGLIAEEGLEGLVTARRARRVYQLTPEGRERFKDLLADTGPQNYTDDGFGVHLAFFSRTPAEARMRILEGRRRQVEERREGLREAIKKASGSLDRYTRQLHQLGLESSEREVRWLNELIAAEQSTKAPPQKEGNTGHE